GAAGAGTGCGGAGATGATTCCGATCGGGGTGCCGATGAGCAGGGCGATGCCGACGGCGACGACCCCGACGAGCAGAGTGATACGTGCTCCGACCATCACCCAGGTCAGCGTGTCCCGGCCGAAGGTGTCGGTGCCGAACGGGTGGGCGAGGCTGCCGCTCTGCAGCCGGGCGGCAGGGTCGATCGCGCTCGGATCGTACGGGGTCCACACGAACGAGATGAGGGCGAGCCCGACGATGAGCACGACGAGGGCGGCTCCGATGACCATCGATGCATTCACCCGCCGTCGGCCCTTGCGGGACCGGATCGGCCCGCCATTCGCCGAGGCGGTCGTGGCCGTCGCGTCGGCGACGACGGGATCGACGTGTTCGGCGGGGTTCTGGGCACCGGTCGGGTTCATGCGGCGTTCCTGATGCGGGGGTCGACGATGGGCACGAGGATGTCGACGATGAGGTTGATGATGAGCACGAGCAGGACGAGGACCATGACGATGCCCTGGACCGCCACGAGGTCGCGGTTGGCCACGGCGCGGACGAGTTCGGATCCGATTCCGGGCAGAACGAAGATCTGTTCGATGATCACGGCGCCGACCAGCAGCGTGGCCAACTGGACTCCGGCGACGGTGATGACGGGAATGGCGGCATTGCGCAGGCCGTGCGCGAACAGCGCCTTCGTCCTGGTCAGTCCCTTTGCGCGGGCGGTGCGGATATAGTCCTCGCGCATCACGTCGAGGACGGCCGAACGGACGTAGCGGGTGAGGATCGCCGCCTGTACGAGCGCGAGAGAAACGACGGGCAGGACGAGGCGGACCAGGAAGCCGCCGAGCCCTTCGATCGGAGCCATCCAGCCTTGGGACGGGAACCATCCGAGGGTCAG
Above is a window of Brevibacterium siliguriense DNA encoding:
- a CDS encoding ABC transporter permease, translating into MLTYAVNRAIQFALSLLVASVVVFALMSLLPGNAAQVALGTNATPEAVAALEAQYGLDRPPLIRYFDWMGGMLTGDFGTSYVTGADITPVIVDSVQVTAILVVAAIVLSILIAVPLGTFAAIEQRNWIGVTISAISQVGIAIPNFLAAIILVIIFSLTLGWFPSQGWMAPIEGLGGFLVRLVLPVVSLALVQAAILTRYVRSAVLDVMREDYIRTARAKGLTRTKALFAHGLRNAAIPVITVAGVQLATLLVGAVIIEQIFVLPGIGSELVRAVANRDLVAVQGIVMVLVLLVLIINLIVDILVPIVDPRIRNAA